The Mesorhizobium sp. AR02 genomic interval GGGTGACGGTCGCCGGCGCGACGCTTCTGCTGTTCCTGATCGTGGCCAACCAGCTTGCCATCGGCAGGAACGACGCCTTGTCCGCGGAGCGTTCGGCCTTGGCCAGCCAGGCGGAACAGGCTTTTGCCCGCAATGCGGAGACGCTGCGCGCCATGGGCATGGTGGAGAACGCCGCGCGGGTCTGGCGACGGCACGTGGCGGCAGCGCTGACCTTCCATGACCGTTCCTCGAGTGCCAATGCGATCTTCAGCGGTGCCTCGCGGGCGCTGCGCATGATGCTGCAACTGGCGATCCTCGGCGCCGGCGCATGGCTGGTGCTCAACGGGCAGATGACGGCAGGCATGATCTTCGCCTCCTCGCTGGTGTCGTCGCGCGCGCTGCAGCCGCTCGACCAGTTGATCGGCGCCTGGCGGCAAATCGCCGACGCCCAGCGAGCGTGGAAACGGCTGGAGACGGCGCTTGCGGCGCGTCCGGTCGAAGCGCGGAAACTGATCCTGCCCGATCCGGCAGGCGCGATTTCCGTGCAGGACGTTTTCTTCATGGCGCCGAATGCCCAGCCCGGCACCGAACCCATCCTCAAGCGGCTGAACTTCCAAATTGGCGCCGGCGAAGCGTTGGCCATCGTCGGCCCGAGCGGCGCCGGCAAATCGACGCTGGCGCGGTTGCTTGTGGGCGCCGCCCGGCCGACCGGCGGCGCCGTCAGGATCGACGGCGCCGACCTCAGGAGCTGGGACGAAAACCAGCTCGGAAAGCATGTCGGCTACCTCGCGCAGGAGGTGGAGCTCTTTCCAGGATCGATCGCGCAAAACGTCGCCCGCTTCGACCCTGATGTAGATGACGCCTCGATCATCGAGGCAGCAAGGCGGGCTGAGGCGCATGAGCTGATCCTGGCGCAGCGGGACGGCTACCAGACATTGATAGGTCCGTCGGACAGAACGCTGTCGGGCGGCGAACGCCAGAGGATCGGTCTGGCGCGCGCCTTCTACGGCAATCCCAGAATTCTCGTCCTGGATGAACCCAGCACCCATCTCGACGGCACGGGCGAAGTGGCGCTCGAGGCGGTACTCGCCGCCGCGAAGGCGGCCGGCGTCACGATGATCGTGATCACGCATCGCCCTTCGATTGCCGCGTCCTGCGACCGCGTGATGCTTCTGCGCGGCGGCGCGATCGAAGCCTTCGGCCCAAGCAGCGAGGTGCTACGGCATTCGGTCGTTGGCAAGGGCCTTCCCGCGCAGCCGAATACGGTGATGACAGGGTCATTCGCCACGACGATCCGTACGCATAACATGCGTTTTGGATCGTAGATGATGGCGGCGCAGAGCCTCGCCTGGGAGGAGAGCAACCCGCGTACCGACATAAGGCGCGTGGCATTTGCCGGATACGCGGCAACAGCGCTATTGGTGGGTTGCTTTGGCTATTGGGCCGTCAGCGCGCCCTTGTCTGGAGCGGTGATCACGCAAGGCACGATCTCGGCGACCGGCGGAAACATCCTGATCCAGCATCCCGAGGGCGGCATCATCGAGGAATTGCTGGTCCATGACGGCGATCGCGTGCAACAGGCCCAGGATCTGATCGTGCTGGATCCGACAGCCGCGCAGGCCGAGCTCAACCGGCTGACGAGACAGTCGATCGCGCTCAGGGCGAGTGCGGCGCGGCTGGAGGCGGAACGCGACGGGTTGGATAGGCTCGCGCCAATCACCAAAGCGGCGCCAGCACCATTCCAGCCCGATTTCGAAGCCCTGATTCGAGAGCAGCAAAAGGAATTCGATGCCAGACTCGCCCGGTTTCGATCGGAACAATCGATCCTCGCCCAACGCGTCGCCATGCATCGGCAGTCGGTCGTGGGATTGCAGGCCCAGAAAGAGGCCATTCAGCAACAGGCTGAAATCGTGAAGAAGGAGCTCGGCATCAAGATCAGCCTGCTGGACAAGGGCCTCACCAATCGTAGCGAATACTCGCAGCTTTTGCGCAGCGAGGCCGATCTCGTCGGGCAGGCCGGGGCGCTGGAGGCCAATCTGGCAGCGGCCAACACCCAGATCATCGAGGCCCAGGAGCAGACCGAGCACCTCACCACGCAGCGCGTGGAGGAGGCACTGACGAAGTTGGACGAGGTTCGCGCTAACCTGGCCGACATCGAGGAACAAATGAGGGCGGCCGAGGCGGTGCTGCGGCGGACGACGATCAAGGCACCAGCCGCGGGCATCGTGGTGTCTTCGACCTATAATGCCAAGGGCAGCGTGATTGCGCGCGGTGAAAAAATCATGGAGATCCTGCCTACGGCACCGGGTCTGATTGTCGATGCAAGGCTGCGGCCGAAAGACGTCGATCAGGTCCGTGTCGGCCAACCGGCGAAACTGCGATTGTCCGCCTTGAACATGCGGCTCACCCCCGAGGTTTCAGCCACCGTGGCGCAAATTTCTGCGGACCGGCTCATCGACGAGGCTACACATGAGCCCTATTTCCGCGTCAAACTGAAGATTGCCGCCGACCTGCCGCCCGGCGTGAAGCCCGAGCAGCTTTACCCCGGAACGCCGGTCGAGGCGTTCATCAACACCGGCGACCGGACTTTCTTCGAGTATCTGGCACGGCCGATGCTCGATTCCTTCGCTCGCACGTTCACGGAGCGGTAGAGGTCGCCGGCCACGCAATCCACCGGCCTACCGTCGATGACCGCCAAGGCCTAAAGCCGACATTCAAACAATCACCGCACCGCCTCGCGGTGGGTGCCGGGTAGACGGGTGGCGATCAGCTTGTCGATGCGGCGGCCGTCGAGGTCGACCACCTCGAAGCGCCACCCTTGCGCGTCGACGCATTCGCCGGTCGCCGGCAGATGGTGCATGTGTGACAGGACGTAGCCGGCAACCGTCTCGTAGTCGCGGTTTTCGGGCAGGTCGATGCCCAGGATCTCGGCCATCTCGTCGGCCTGCATATAGCCGGCGAGCAGCCATGAGCCGTCCTCGCGCTTGACGGCGTTTTCCTCGTCGCCTGCATCGAGGTCGGCGCGGAACACGCCGGTGATGGCTTCGAGAATATCGGCGGGCGTGACGATGCCTTCGAAATGGCCGTATTCGTCATGCACCAGCGCCATCGGCACGTCGGATTCCTTGAGTTTATGCAGCACGTCGAGCGCGTCGGCCTGGTCGTAGACAATGGGCGCGGCACGCACATGCCTGCGCGGGTCGAGCGTGCGGCCGGCAAGGATCGCGGCCAGCACGTCGCGCGTCTGGACGACGCCGACCATGACGTCGACGCCGCCGTCGCCGGCCGGCAGGCGCGAATGCTGGGTTTCCATGAGGAGCTTGCGGATCGTCGTGTCGTCGGACTGCAGATTGATCCAGTCGACCTCGGTGCGCGGCGTCATCACCGCGCGCACGGCGCGGTCGCCGAGCCGCATGACGCCGGCGATCATGCGCCGCTCGTCGGACTCGATGGTGCCGTGATGCTCGGCCTCGGCGACCAGCATCTTGATCTCCTCGTCGGTGACCTTCTCCTCGCTTTCGCCGCGCTGGCCAAGCAGCCACAGTATGGCGCGGCCGGAAATGTCGAGCAGGAACACAAGGGGCGCCGAGACGGTGGCGAGGATGGTCATCGCCGGAGCCGCGCGGGCAGCGACGCGCTCGGGGTCGCGCAGCGCGATCTGCTTGGGCACCAGT includes:
- a CDS encoding type I secretion system permease/ATPase; the protein is MTGPSSLRPVFMRAIADVGVFSLLINLLLLVIPLYLLQVYDRVLPSSSVETLVYLSVIAVLALAFLGLLDAIRAVYTQRVAATLDRKLGASTFAVSLGAKYAGGLSPLRDLASVCAFIRSRGVAVLFDLPLAPVFLALLYLIHPVLFWVTVAGATLLLFLIVANQLAIGRNDALSAERSALASQAEQAFARNAETLRAMGMVENAARVWRRHVAAALTFHDRSSSANAIFSGASRALRMMLQLAILGAGAWLVLNGQMTAGMIFASSLVSSRALQPLDQLIGAWRQIADAQRAWKRLETALAARPVEARKLILPDPAGAISVQDVFFMAPNAQPGTEPILKRLNFQIGAGEALAIVGPSGAGKSTLARLLVGAARPTGGAVRIDGADLRSWDENQLGKHVGYLAQEVELFPGSIAQNVARFDPDVDDASIIEAARRAEAHELILAQRDGYQTLIGPSDRTLSGGERQRIGLARAFYGNPRILVLDEPSTHLDGTGEVALEAVLAAAKAAGVTMIVITHRPSIAASCDRVMLLRGGAIEAFGPSSEVLRHSVVGKGLPAQPNTVMTGSFATTIRTHNMRFGS
- a CDS encoding HlyD family type I secretion periplasmic adaptor subunit; translation: MAAQSLAWEESNPRTDIRRVAFAGYAATALLVGCFGYWAVSAPLSGAVITQGTISATGGNILIQHPEGGIIEELLVHDGDRVQQAQDLIVLDPTAAQAELNRLTRQSIALRASAARLEAERDGLDRLAPITKAAPAPFQPDFEALIREQQKEFDARLARFRSEQSILAQRVAMHRQSVVGLQAQKEAIQQQAEIVKKELGIKISLLDKGLTNRSEYSQLLRSEADLVGQAGALEANLAAANTQIIEAQEQTEHLTTQRVEEALTKLDEVRANLADIEEQMRAAEAVLRRTTIKAPAAGIVVSSTYNAKGSVIARGEKIMEILPTAPGLIVDARLRPKDVDQVRVGQPAKLRLSALNMRLTPEVSATVAQISADRLIDEATHEPYFRVKLKIAADLPPGVKPEQLYPGTPVEAFINTGDRTFFEYLARPMLDSFARTFTER
- a CDS encoding hemolysin family protein, translated to MLYVEIAIVVVLICVNGLLSMSELAIVSSRPARLKAMIDRGVNGAGRALDLGSNPGKFLSSVQIGITLVGVLSGAFSGATLGDRLSVYLATTGMRESVADPLGVGIVVAIITYFSLIVGELVPKQIALRDPERVAARAAPAMTILATVSAPLVFLLDISGRAILWLLGQRGESEEKVTDEEIKMLVAEAEHHGTIESDERRMIAGVMRLGDRAVRAVMTPRTEVDWINLQSDDTTIRKLLMETQHSRLPAGDGGVDVMVGVVQTRDVLAAILAGRTLDPRRHVRAAPIVYDQADALDVLHKLKESDVPMALVHDEYGHFEGIVTPADILEAITGVFRADLDAGDEENAVKREDGSWLLAGYMQADEMAEILGIDLPENRDYETVAGYVLSHMHHLPATGECVDAQGWRFEVVDLDGRRIDKLIATRLPGTHREAVR